The region AGATTGAGAATCGCGCGCAGCCCGCCTTCTCGCTCATCCCGGGCCACAACCCGGGCCTTGTTCTCACAGGAGCGCTTGACCGCATAGGCCATGGCTTTCGGGTCCCGAGCAAGGAGGTCGGGCAAATTCGACTCCAGCCACTCGAAAAACTCCCGGTCGGAAATCAGGCCGTACTTGATGACTTCGGCGATACCGGCCGACAGTTCACGCGGTGGCAGAGACTCCAGCACGGACATGTCGGCGATCACCGCCCGCGGCTGGTAGAAGGCTCCAATCATGTTCTTGCCAAGCCGGTGATTGACACCGGTTTTGCCCCCGACCGAGGAGTCCACCATGGACAACAGAGTGGTCGGCAATTGAATGAAGTCCACACCGCGCTGATAGCACGCGGCCGCGAAACCCGCCATGTCACCGACCACGCCACCGCCCAGTGCCATAATCGTCGTCGTACGGTTGTGACGAGCCTCCAGCAGGCCATCGAAAATCAGGTTCAGAGTCTCAAGATTCTTGAACGATTCGCCATCGGGCAACACGGTGGTATCGACCTGATAACCATCCAGAAGTTCGATCAAAGCGGGCAGGTAAAGCGGTGCGATGGTGTCGTTGGTGACGATATACACCTGTTTGGCACGCACATGGCGAATCAGCAGCTCACGGTTCTTCAGGAGCTGCTCACCAATATGAATCGGGTAGCTGCGATCGGCAAGATCGACGGTCAGAGTCTGCATAGTCGGCACTGCACTCGGGTTGTCAGAAAACCCTCATCTTAGCACACCGCCCGCCACTTTAACCGCGCTCAAGCCTGACTGATGCGCTCGGCAATATCGCGCGCTACGGCCTTTGGCGGCCGCCGATCGGTAACGACAACCCAGTCGGCCACGGCACGATACAGAGGGTCGCGCTGCTCAAGCAACTCGATGATTTTCTGGCGAGGATTGTCCACCTGCAACAGTGGACGTTTTTTATCCTTGGCGGTGCGTTCGACGAGATGCTCAACAGAGGCGGTCAAATAGCAAACGCGACCACTGCGGTGCATCACTTCAGCGTTTTCGGGACGCAATACAATGCCACCGCCGGTGGCGATTACCGCACCGGGCTCCTCCGCCAGCTCGGCCAGCACAGCCGACTCCCGGTCACGAAAACCGGACTCGCCTTCAACATCAAAGATCCAGGGAATATCGGCGCCGGTGCGCTGTTCAATAACGCGGTCGCTGTCGTAGAAGGGGACTTTCAACTCGGCCGCCAAAAGGCGGCCGATGGTTGATTTGCCGGCCCCCATGGGGCCGACCAGAAACACATTATTGGGCATGGATCAGTCAGTTAAGGTATCAGCCATAATTTTGGGAGTAATGAATACCAGCAGCTCGCGCTTTTCCTGACTGGTAATGTCCCGCTTGAACAGTCTACCCAGAACCGGGATATCGCCCAGGAACGGAACCTTGTCCTCACCCTCGACCTGTTCAACCTGGAAGATACCACCCAGCACGACGGTCTGGCCATTCTGTACCAGCACCTTGGTCATCACTTCGGTCACGTCGATCGTGGGAATACCGGACGCCTGGTTCAAAGCGCCCACCGAGTCCTGATTGATCACCAGATCCATAATGATCCGGTTATCGGGTGTGATCTGGGGGGTTACATCCAGCTTCAGCACGGCCTCTTTGAAAGCCGTCGTAGTCGCGCCACTGGCCGACGCTTCCTGGTAGGGAATTTCGGTACCCGACATGATGGTCGCCTGCTGCTTGTCGCCGGTGATCACCTTGGGCTGGGAGACGATTTCAGCCTGGCCATTGTTCTCCAGAGCGGACAATTCCATATCGATAAAGGCGCTGTCGGACAGTACGCTGAACGCGAAGCTGCCCGCGGGGTTATCGACCCCAAGGTCTACCATCATATTCTCTTCGAGGTCGAGGCTACCACTACCGGTGAGCCACTCGGCGGGGGAACCCGGGTTGGAATCGAGACCGGCGGTGGATCCGGCCACTTCCACCAGTGTATCCGAGGAGCGATCAAAGCCGACCCCACCCCAGCGAACACCCATTTCGCGCCGGAAATCCGTATTGGCGATCACCAGACGCGCCTCAATCATCACCTGACGGATCGGGATATCGATCTGCTCCACCAGACGCTTGAAGGCTTCGATACGTTCAGCGGTATCCGTAATGATGATCGAATTGGTGCGTTCATCGACGATGGCATCCCCTCGATCGGACAGGACACTGCCGGTAGCGCGATTGCCCCCCTGACCGCCAGACGAACCGCCGCTACGACCGCCTTCACCCTCTTCGCCGCGGAACAGTTCAAACATTTCCCGGGCATTGGCGTAGCGGACCCGGATGTACTCGGTGCGCAGCGGTGCCAGCTCTTCCAGCTGCTGACGGGATTCGAGTTCCTGACGCTCACGCTCGGCGATCTCCGCCGCCGGCGCCACCATCAGGACATTGCCGTTCTGGCGCTTGTCCAACCCCTTGGTTTTGAGCACCAGATCCAGAGCCTGGTCCCAGGGCACATTGTCCAGACGCAGGGTAATGCGGCCCTGAACCGTGTCACTGGCCACCAGGTTCAAGTCGGTAAAGTCGGCAATGATCTGCAGGACACTGCGCACTTCGATATCCTGGAAGTTCAGCGACAGCTTGTCACCGGTATAGCTGAACTCCTGATCCCGCGCTTCTATTTCCCGCTCGGTCAGCGGCTTCACACTGATGACATACTCATTGTCGGCCTGGTAGGCCATGTAGTCGTATTCGCCATTGGCATCGATATTCAGAATGGTTCCGCGACGATCCTGAGAGGCGGACACCATGGTTACCGGTGTAGCAAAGTCCACCACGTCCAGGCGCCGGCGAAGTGCTTCCGGCAGATTGACCCCGCCCAGCTCAAGCTCAATGCCTTTGGCCGTCTCGGTGACATCGGCACTGATGTTGTCATCGGACAGGTTGATGATCACCCGGCCTTCACCTTCTTCACCACGGCGGAAGTCAATATTGGTAACCCGAGGCTCATTGTCGGCGCGCGGGGCCGTTTGCGACTGACGGTCACCCGCCACACTGGTCGCCTGGGCGGGGCGGGATACATAGCCGCCCTGGGCCGCACCGACCTCCAGTACGTAGGTATTGCCGTCGACCCGCGCACTGTAGGTGGTCAGCTCACTGAGATTCAGAATCAGGCGTGTGCGCCCCTGAGAACTGAGCACCAGGGCACTTTTGCTGTTCTCGAATGACAGTGGAAAACGGCGCTGTTCCAGGGCGCTGCTCACTTCCGGGAAGTCCAACACGATGCGCGCGGGCTGCTCGATAGTGTAGCCCTCGGGCTCGGGAGGCACGTCATCGAAATCCATTCGGACTTCGAATCGCTCCCCCGGCAGCTCCGAGAACTGGATGTTATTCAGTGACTTGGCCCACAAAAACGAAGGCGCCAGACAGACCAGTAACAAGGCTAGATTTCGCATGGTTAACCCCAATAAGCACAGTGCTCGCATGATGGCCTATTCCTTTTCTTGTAATTCAATAATTCTGGGACGCTCGACCCAGCCGTTGGCGCCATCGGCGACGATTTCCAAAAGTTCAATCTGTGACCGCGATGCGGACACGATGCGTCCGTGATTTTTACCCAGGTAGTTGCCTTCCGTGACTGCGTGTACACCTCCCTGGCCGTCGTTGATCAACGCCCAAAGCTGACCACCTTTGGTCAAGGTGCCAACCATGGTCAGGTTGGCCACATTGAAGCTCTCCAGATATTCTTTCTCCCTGTTCAGGTCCGGCTGAACCTGTTTACCGCTCAGTTGGGCACGCCGCTCTTCTTCGCGAACCGGCGGATCAAAAGGACTGCGCAGCGTCATGGCGCTATAGGTGAAAGGCCGGTAAGGCTGAAACGCCGGCAAGGGTTCAATCTGGCCGGCAGGGCGCGCTTTGGTCTGCTGGATGTACTGCTTCAAGTCGCGGTGATCGGATGAGCTACCACAGGCGGTCAGCGCGGCCAGACAGATGGCTAAACTGGTAAACGTTATAATTCTATTCATCACTAGATTCATCCTGTGACTTATAGCGATAGGTCTTCGCCCCGATCTGCATGGTCAGCGTGCCGCTGTCTTGTTGGCGGGCAATCGTGAAGTTGTGCAGCGTCACGATACGCGGCATACCGGCAACACCACTGACGAATGTACCCAGGTCGTGATAACCCCCTTCAACGTCAATGCTGATGGGCAGCTCCACGTAATACTCGGATTGCTGCTCGGACTCCAGGCGGATACTGTTGATGTCCAGTCCGCTTTCCGACCCTCGGGCATCGATGTCTTCCAGCAGACCCGGCACTTCGGTATCACTGGGCAAGCGGGACAGTAGCGCACCAAAGGACTTTTCCATCTCGACCATCTGGGCGCGGTACTCCTCCAGGTTGGCAGCCTGGAAGCTCTTGGTCTCAAATGTCTGACGCAGGCTGGACTCTTCCGCCACGACACGATCGAGTTGGGCGTTCAGATCTTTGACTTTGAGGTAATAGGTCAGCGCAAAGACCACAACCACCAGCAGGACACAGACAAAAATCTTACCCGGCAGGGGCCAGACGCCAATACGCTCAAAATCGATGTCATTGACATCAAAGTTTTTCAACTGCTCCAGGGTATCGGAAAACGCCATGATCAGTTTCCTCCCTCATCAACACCGGCCTGATCTGTCGGCGCTGACGTGCGCACCGACATTCTGAAGGCATTTGCCTGTTCACCCTGCTCCGGCGCGGCAGTCACCGAACTCAGATTGGGCGCCGCGAACCAGTCGGACTCATCGAGATTGCGCATAAAGCTGGAGACCCGGTTATTGGACTCCGCAATGCCTTCCAGCAGAATCACCTCACCCTGACGTTCCATTCGATTCAGATAGACACCATCGGGCACCGCGCGCACCATTTCATCAAAGTAGCGCACAATCACCGGTCGCTTGCCTTCCAGGTCCTGAATCACCCGCATCCGGGCCAACAGTTCATCGCGCTTCTCGCGCAACTCCCGGATTTCCGCCACCGCCGCTTCCAGCGCCGAAATTTCGGTTTGCAACAGACGGTTGCGTGCTTGCTGATCAGAAATCGAGGATTGAATGCCGGACACCCACAAATAGGCCACCAGACCCGCGAGAATCAGAACGCCCACCAGAATGCCGATGAATTCTTTTTTCTTTTCCTGGCGGTAGGCTTCCCGCCAGGGCAACAGGTTAATTCTTGCCATCAGTCGAAACTCCTCAGCGCCAGGCCGGCCGCGATCATCATCGAGGGGGCATCATTGGCCAACGCGACCGCGTTCACTTTCGAGGACACCGACATATTGGCAAAGGGGTTGGCCACCAGAGTTTGGGTACCGAGCTTTTCTTCAATCAGCCCGACCAGCCCCTCCATGGACGCGACACCACCAGCGAGCACGATGTAGTCCACATCGTTGTACTGGCTGGCGGAAAAGAAAAACTGCAATGAGCGGGTTACCTGCTGGACCACGGCTTCCTTGAAGGGACCCAGCACTTCTGACTCGTAATCATCCGGCAGGCCACCCTGCTTCTTGGCCAACCCGGCTTCTTCCATTGACAGGCCGTACCGGCGCTGGATTTCTTCCGTCAGTTGTTTGCCCCCGAACAGTTGCTCCCGGGTGTAAACGGTGCGTCCATCGACAAGCACGCTCAGAGTGGTCATGGTGGCGCCGATATCAATGACCGCGACCACCTGGCCATCCTGATCTTCCAACTGTTCCGCCACCAGGCTGAAGGCCCGCTCCATCGAGTAGGCCTCCACATCGACCACTTCCTCCTGAAGATCCGCCAATTGCAGGACATTGACCCGTAGATCGATGTTTTCCCGCCGACAAGCCGCCAACAACACTTCCACCTGCTCGGGGTTACGGGGCGATTCGCCCTGCACCTCGAAATCGATGGCGACTTCCTCCAGAGGGAACGGAATGTATTGATCGGCCTCTATAGAGATCTGAGTCTCCATGGCGTCGTCGCTGAGCCCCGCCGGCATGTCGATCATTTTGGTGATCACAGCAGAGCCGGCAACCGCCACGGCCGCGTGCTTGAGCTTGGTTTTGGATTGCTTGACCACCGTTCGGACCACATCCGCGACCGCTTCGGGATCGTTGATGTTTTTCTCGACCACCGCCCCGGGGGGCAGCGGGCGTACGGCATAGGTCTCCACCCGGTAGCGGTCACCGTGTCGGCTGAGCTCCAGAAGCTTGACCGACGTTGAACTGATGTCCAACCCCAAGACCGGCTTCGCCCTTTTTTCCAGGAAGCTTAGAATGCCCATTTTTCTATCTATATCCGTAACTTAGAGGAAGTTTATGTTATAGGACTTTAAGTTAAGCCTGCAACAAGACCGCGCATATGTAAACAGGCAAAAAGCCCGTATAATGCGGCGACTTGCCGCCATTTTCGCTAACCTATTAATTCTCATAGAAAAAATGCCTATCAAAAAGTCTTATCTGAACCTGCTTTTCTGGTTGTTTATCGCCGGAACTGGCGCCTCCCTCACCGTTTTGGCGGGGTTGTACCTCTATCTGAGCCCCAAATTGCCCCCCGTGGAGAGCCTCAGGCAAGTTCAATTACAGACCCCTCTGAGGGTTTATTCAAGCGACGGCAAGCTGATTGGCGAGTTTGGTGAACAGCGTCGTACACCGGTTTCGTTCGAAGAGCTGCCGGACCTTTATATTAAAGCGTTATTATCCGCCGAAGATGCGGAATTTTACGACCATCCGGGCGTATCTATTCGCGGACTTTTGCGAGCCGCGTCACAATTATTGAAAACAGGTGAGATTCAATCGGGGGGGAGCACCCTCAC is a window of Marinimicrobium sp. C6131 DNA encoding:
- the aroB gene encoding 3-dehydroquinate synthase gives rise to the protein MQTLTVDLADRSYPIHIGEQLLKNRELLIRHVRAKQVYIVTNDTIAPLYLPALIELLDGYQVDTTVLPDGESFKNLETLNLIFDGLLEARHNRTTTIMALGGGVVGDMAGFAAACYQRGVDFIQLPTTLLSMVDSSVGGKTGVNHRLGKNMIGAFYQPRAVIADMSVLESLPPRELSAGIAEVIKYGLISDREFFEWLESNLPDLLARDPKAMAYAVKRSCENKARVVARDEREGGLRAILNLGHTFGHAIETHQGYGVWLHGEAVAAGMVMAADLSHRRGAISGDELARIIRLLERAHLPVKAPASMTPEDFLQLMGVDKKVLDGRLRLVLLSRLGEALITSDIEQDLLQETFAACRADENTAPPGA
- the aroK gene encoding shikimate kinase AroK: MPNNVFLVGPMGAGKSTIGRLLAAELKVPFYDSDRVIEQRTGADIPWIFDVEGESGFRDRESAVLAELAEEPGAVIATGGGIVLRPENAEVMHRSGRVCYLTASVEHLVERTAKDKKRPLLQVDNPRQKIIELLEQRDPLYRAVADWVVVTDRRPPKAVARDIAERISQA
- the pilQ gene encoding type IV pilus secretin PilQ family protein; this encodes MRNLALLLVCLAPSFLWAKSLNNIQFSELPGERFEVRMDFDDVPPEPEGYTIEQPARIVLDFPEVSSALEQRRFPLSFENSKSALVLSSQGRTRLILNLSELTTYSARVDGNTYVLEVGAAQGGYVSRPAQATSVAGDRQSQTAPRADNEPRVTNIDFRRGEEGEGRVIINLSDDNISADVTETAKGIELELGGVNLPEALRRRLDVVDFATPVTMVSASQDRRGTILNIDANGEYDYMAYQADNEYVISVKPLTEREIEARDQEFSYTGDKLSLNFQDIEVRSVLQIIADFTDLNLVASDTVQGRITLRLDNVPWDQALDLVLKTKGLDKRQNGNVLMVAPAAEIAERERQELESRQQLEELAPLRTEYIRVRYANAREMFELFRGEEGEGGRSGGSSGGQGGNRATGSVLSDRGDAIVDERTNSIIITDTAERIEAFKRLVEQIDIPIRQVMIEARLVIANTDFRREMGVRWGGVGFDRSSDTLVEVAGSTAGLDSNPGSPAEWLTGSGSLDLEENMMVDLGVDNPAGSFAFSVLSDSAFIDMELSALENNGQAEIVSQPKVITGDKQQATIMSGTEIPYQEASASGATTTAFKEAVLKLDVTPQITPDNRIIMDLVINQDSVGALNQASGIPTIDVTEVMTKVLVQNGQTVVLGGIFQVEQVEGEDKVPFLGDIPVLGRLFKRDITSQEKRELLVFITPKIMADTLTD
- a CDS encoding pilus assembly protein PilP, whose product is MNRIITFTSLAICLAALTACGSSSDHRDLKQYIQQTKARPAGQIEPLPAFQPYRPFTYSAMTLRSPFDPPVREEERRAQLSGKQVQPDLNREKEYLESFNVANLTMVGTLTKGGQLWALINDGQGGVHAVTEGNYLGKNHGRIVSASRSQIELLEIVADGANGWVERPRIIELQEKE
- a CDS encoding type 4a pilus biogenesis protein PilO, which encodes MAFSDTLEQLKNFDVNDIDFERIGVWPLPGKIFVCVLLVVVVFALTYYLKVKDLNAQLDRVVAEESSLRQTFETKSFQAANLEEYRAQMVEMEKSFGALLSRLPSDTEVPGLLEDIDARGSESGLDINSIRLESEQQSEYYVELPISIDVEGGYHDLGTFVSGVAGMPRIVTLHNFTIARQQDSGTLTMQIGAKTYRYKSQDESSDE
- a CDS encoding PilN domain-containing protein encodes the protein MARINLLPWREAYRQEKKKEFIGILVGVLILAGLVAYLWVSGIQSSISDQQARNRLLQTEISALEAAVAEIRELREKRDELLARMRVIQDLEGKRPVIVRYFDEMVRAVPDGVYLNRMERQGEVILLEGIAESNNRVSSFMRNLDESDWFAAPNLSSVTAAPEQGEQANAFRMSVRTSAPTDQAGVDEGGN
- a CDS encoding pilus assembly protein PilM codes for the protein MGILSFLEKRAKPVLGLDISSTSVKLLELSRHGDRYRVETYAVRPLPPGAVVEKNINDPEAVADVVRTVVKQSKTKLKHAAVAVAGSAVITKMIDMPAGLSDDAMETQISIEADQYIPFPLEEVAIDFEVQGESPRNPEQVEVLLAACRRENIDLRVNVLQLADLQEEVVDVEAYSMERAFSLVAEQLEDQDGQVVAVIDIGATMTTLSVLVDGRTVYTREQLFGGKQLTEEIQRRYGLSMEEAGLAKKQGGLPDDYESEVLGPFKEAVVQQVTRSLQFFFSASQYNDVDYIVLAGGVASMEGLVGLIEEKLGTQTLVANPFANMSVSSKVNAVALANDAPSMMIAAGLALRSFD